The sequence TAGCATAGCGTATCGTGTGTATTTCTGTGGTGTGCTTGTTCCAAGAATGCGTGTAttctctttttatattatccTGCGTTAGTATGTACCCTCACTCTTCTCCACCACTTTCCGGATTCTTCTGAGGCCGCGACCACATACGGACCGGCGATATCGATCGGAGTATGAAGGAGGATGAAGGAGGATGAACATATAAATGAACGGTGAAATCTTGACGCTTACTACTAACCGCCCAGTATGTGGTCGCAGCCTAATACTTCTTTTGTATATCTATTACCTGCTCTCGCAATCAAAGGAAGGGTCAACGAATTTGGTCGCTCCAAGCTCATATACAGGCCATCCCCACCGTACCGTTTAGCCGGGCACGTGGCGGTACCATAAAGTGGGGATCAAGGTGATGCGAGTGACCTTGAACGACCAACGTCTCTCCCCTTATCAGAGTTTTGATACTTTCACGGCTCGGATGTGTAGTTTTCACTGTTGAGGATTTCAGATTTGAACCGTGTCCTTCCGAACGAAATATCGCAAAGACCATGTCTCCCGTCTTTCGTGTAGTCGATTAGTTTTTATGTTTCATAATCGACTTCTTGTTACCATCTATGCTCGCATTATCTCCCTGAATGTGTATACGTGTGTGTATctttgtatgtatgtatatatgtatgtgtacgtgtacgtATGTATGTTACCGTACAAGTGTTAGGTGCGTGTGTCGTGTTTATTGAATATCGGCTCACGACCGGGTGTGTACGATTAAATAATCAGGTTCTGAAAAATGTGCGGTTCTATTGCTCGACTACTAGTTCCTGTAAATTAGGATGCCACCTAGTATTTATCCTCGAAACGTTCGGCCGTTACCGCGGCGGAGAAATGGAAAACACGGGAGTCGGACGTGTTCTTTCTTTCCCCCCTTTTACACGGTGCGACGCGTTTCTTCTTACGCTGCCGGTAACGTCCTTTTAATTCCCTCTCATTCCCTCGCATTCTCTCAGTGTCTCTCCCCTCCTCCGTCTATCCTTCACTCCCGCCGGTGAATGCCGTTACGTGTTACACATCCTGTAAACTAGTCGTAAATCGCGGATACGGGACTACTACGCTTCGTTTATCGCTttattcatacagttttgttggcGGATCCTTCTCCTCGGTATCTTTACCTTTTTCTTCCATCTTCGTGGGATTAAGTGTGGCTGTGTATGTCGGTCGACCATTAATTATAACACGATGTTACACCTCGAAGCTAAGGcgaaaataaaggaaagagTTCGGCGCGTGCGTGATACATTTCAGATCCTGTTTCACGGGTTCTCGAAGTGGAACGAACGTTCGGATATTTCTGCAAATAATCGGCCGCCTTGATATTCGAACGCCGTGATACTCTCGAGCTTGTTGCACTGCTCCGTCGTTCCGAATCCTTTGGTACCGCGGCTAGCAGTACGAGCAACGAACTTACTGTGCGCCGCGTTACCCGCGCGGGAACGCGTAAGCAATGTACGCGTCGGAGATTACTTTTCCTGTCTCTAGTTCGGGGAAAAAAGTATTCCGGTAAACACACAACGAATTAACTTCTCGAGTATCAAggtgttgaaatatttatgcgGGTTCGCTATGGCTGCGGCTGTGTTCCCCACCTCGCGGCTCTATACGTtaccctcgctcgctcgctcgcggaaaACCTTTCACGGTTCTCTCTTCGATCGCGCGATTCGCAGATAAGCTAGCGCGTTTCGCAAAGTTACCAACACTCGACGCAACATTTTCCTATTAGCCTTCGATCCGTCTTGCGCGCCGCGAGTATTTTTTGGATTCCCGAGCGTTCCGAGCAACGAATCGGAAAAGATGGACGCGCCGAGACGGATCGAGAGACCGGAAAACCCGCGAGACCGATCGATAAGCGAGCGAAACGCAGAAGCCGCGAGGACAAATGGGCAGGTTTTCTTCCTCTCACtcaatctctctttctctctctctttctctctctctttttttcgctcactttctttctctttcactctctttctctttcacgcactctctttctctctctttctctccctctctttctctctctctctctctctctctctctctgtcgatTCTCTCTGGAAAGTGGTATACTAGCGTCACGCCCGTCCGTCCTTACGTTGCCTCGATAAAAATTCTAAGAGCTACTTTATCTTCGACTCTAGGGTCCTTACACTTTTGTCTAACTTAATCTCTTCCCGTGAACTTTTGTTTCGTCCTCGACGACGTTTGAACGGAAAACTGCGCATCACCTTCCTTCAAAAGTAAAACGCGTCCAGCAGCAACCTTATATAGCGTCAATATAtcaatttatgtatatatatacctttttttgtctcatatatatatttactttacttTGTGTCCTATATCAATAATAGCGTATTAGATGCTTTTTTTTCTTCACTTACACCTTATGTATGTAATATAAGtatctttgttctttttttttcctcttcatcTGTTCACAGATATATCAAAATGCGTAAACGAAAGTTTCTCGAAATATCCGCTCCCTCTGCTGATTTAAGTCATACGCTTGCCTCTCCTCTTGCGTTTAAACGTTCATCTACGCTCGATCTCttgctctctcactctcaccctctctcactctctttctctccctctctttctttctttcgttctttctctctttctctctgtctctctctccctttcactCTCGTACAAGCGAATCAAAAGAAACGTTTACGAGAATATGCCATTCAGGGTATTACCGGTAGTGGGTAGATCCGAAACAGAAATTTTGTCCGGTTTTCCTTTGCTTGTAGATCCTGTACATTCGCTCTACACGCACACACGAAAGGATTCGTAGACACATTGCGTAATCGACGAAGAATAATATATCTTCCATCCCCGCGTCGTTCGAAAAGAAAAGCCAAAAGTTTTCGCAAAATATTCCAGTTCCTCCATCGATTCTATCCTCGACTATTAACCGTGGTGCTCTTTAAATACTTCCTAGAAATCGCGCAGCGTCGTCGTTATGACTTCGAGACGAGACGAAGAGAATACATGTACACGTCACTGAGAAGAAATCTTTTGTAAGAATTTTTACGCAACGTCCCCACAAATAatactttttgtttcttttcaggttctatttcttctttctttctttctttctttttttcttaaagTCTTTTGTATCTTTTTTCGCTTCGTCTTCCTTTTTCAGTCGCAAACGGTGTATTCGGTGACGCGAAATTTCGAACGACTTTTCATCATGTACAAGTGGTCACGGTCTACGGGACAcgttaattttttttctttgaaagGCACTTactactttttttttttatacaatattaattttaatctctTCCACATTCTCGCCTGTTTCACATGCCCCATCCTTTTTTCTCTCGCACACTCTCCCCCTAATCCCACTGCCTATCCTCCACCCCCTCCCCCCCTTCGCCCCACTAATTCTTCCTCGCAATTTCGTCCGTAGCTCTTTGAACTCgtatttttttcccctttttaccCCACCCAATCCCATCTCCTCGCTTCGGCTCACGAATATCTTCTTTCGCTCCGCCCTCGCCGTTGGTTTCGTTCAAATTTACCTTCTCGTTGAACACATTAAGCCTAAATCGTAATAAAATCTTTTAAGATCGCGATCTACCGTATTTTCGTTTGTTTCCTATCCCCTCTTCCTTATTCCGATTCACGCGGAAAATAAAATCGTGCTCGATCGGTACTCTCACCACTCGTCGACTGTATTAACGCCACGAAAAGGTTCTCTTCTTTTTCGATCACGCCCCCCAAAAAAATCTTTCGTATCAAGAATAACGCGTCTCAAAGTTTCCccgaaaattttttatttttctaatggccgataataataatatatcttgCTAATCGATCCTCCTCGAATACTTTCCTACGAACCATTTTATTCCCTCTTCTCCGTTCGTCGTTAAAGCTTCCGGTAGGGGAGTGGCGCGAGAACAACGGTCTTTCCGAAAAATTGTCTAGACAAGCGGATAATACGACTGACCGAACCTATGCGCTCCATTTTCCGAGCAAAAGCGAAAAGCGATGGTCTTTTCCTTTCACAGAAGGCCACTTCgaaaattgtttttgtttacttttttaatacttACAAAGAGTCACTCGAACCGGTGTGCCAACTTTAAAAAATCtgcttcctctctctttctctctttctcaacatcttcttctttctctctctttctctcgctctcactctctctctctctttctctccccctctttctctccctctctttctcttcctctctttctcaccctctctttctctcctttttttgtTTCTAGAAAGTTCCGTTCTTTCTTTCACACTAGTGCCCCCCGTCCACCTTGTTCTTTTTCCAGCACCCTTTCTCTGCCTCACTCGCACTCGCATTCTTTCACGCGCTGTCCTTCCCGCTATCTGTCCCTGGGATAGGATGACTAGGCCCGAAACGAACTCGCTCGTGGACGTCGCACGATATCTCTGAACGACAGCCAGTGGCAAGAACGATCGAGGAGTAGACGCGAATCCGAATCAGAGAAGCAGACCCTTGGCTTCAGTTGGGTCCGAATCAGGCCGATCGCTGGGTCCGGCCGACGAAGTGATCGATTCGACGGCTACTCGACGCTCATCGTTCTTCGATTGTCGAGGATCGAGGGTCCCATCGCGAAAAGTCGTACGCGCAAtatgtaaaattttgaaaaatagcaCGATCTTTCCGAAACAAATTCATTCGGTCGCGCGGTCACGCCCCCATTCTCTCGGTGAATCTCAGGCAAGCAAGTGTCTCTCTCGTCGACTCGCGCACGGTTTAACGGATGCACGCCGTTCTCGCACACTCACACACCTATCGACATGTTCTCCAGTTCCAAATTCAATGAATTTCCGCGGCCGTGTGTCGCCGTTAATTTTCTCGTTTCCCTAATCTCTAAaccttataatttttatacttgGCATACCCCAAATATGGCAGGAAGGCAATCATTACACTTAATAAGGTATAGCAATCGGTTTTTGTTGTTCTTTCTTTCGCGTCCTAAGGTGTTCGCTCGAGCCGAACGAtgcttctctttcttctctcgTTCCGTAAAGATTTaatcgtcctctctctctcgtacGACAGACACTCGTAAGCAAATTTTGTACATCTCGGACCCGTCGGACTACTCGCGGTACCTCGAACACTAGCGCCGCTTCTCGCGTGTATTTCCTATGTTCGAAGCGGACTGAACCCAGCTGGCGTTCAGCCGGTTTTTCTCGCGCCCGGGGTCGCGACTTCCGACGGGCCGCGTCTCGATCAAAAACTGAAACATCTAGTCCGCGTCGAGGAATCGGTCCGATCTCGGCGGCGATCGAGTCGACGCGGATAGTGGCCCACGGCCAATTACTATACATTTGGCATTAAACGTACGGTTATCGTATATGCGTGGATATATAAATCTCGAGTTTAAGCGTGTGTCCCTGCGCCACGCGGTGCTCGCTCTTCTGCTTCGTGAATACAACATACTTTCCGGGAGCCGCTGGACTCGCGCGCGAGTCCACCGACGACCGTTTCCGGTCTGACAGCGTGATCTTTCCGATTTACCATCGATTGATCAGCTGGCTACGAAACTGGTTGCCTATGGGACAGCTAGAGTCGGCCGCGCGATCCCGATCGGTGCCCGAGGTCGCGAGGGAAgaaaattttcggtctggtATCGAGGATCGGGCACCGATCGCGACCCCGTAGCCCTACTCCGTGTGTCGCTCGTTCACGGTTCCTCTTCTCCGTTTCTCTTCTCTGCATCATTTTGATTGTAAGCCTCGATCTCATTCGAGATCGTAATAGGTATACTTTCGCGTCGCCGCGAGAACGAATCGTCGCACAGTTCGCTCGCGACTAAGCGGGACATTGAAAGAATCGAACCGCACCGCGCACGATCGAACCGAATCCGATTCAAGCCGagccgattcgattcgattcgattcgattcgctgCGGCGCGACGCGAGACCGATAGCTCTGTCGTGATCGGATGAATCTGCCGACCGGCTCCTTTCTTCCGATTTAATCGAGTCGGATCGCGTGATCCGTGGCGTCGCGAGCATCCCTCCGATCGGAGATTCGGTTTCGCGGAAAGAGCCGGCCGCTGCTCGCGGATCTCGCCACGAGGCCCAACGGTGTAGCCTGCTGCTAAGATCCTAGTTGGGTAGGCGACCGATTATTCTCCGGCCGATCCAACCGGCAACGATTAGCTCTTTCGTATTCGGCTATCTCTGGCTTACTATTCGCAACGAGAGTCCGTCAGTGGCTCGAGCTTCACGGGGATTTTATCCTTGTCCTTGAGCCCGTGGGGGCTCTTGACGAGATCCGCGATATCCTCTTGGAAGAGATTCTCCGGCCGCGGGCTGACGAAGCTTCGCGTCGGCTTGTATGTCATTCCGCTGACACCGATTCCGACTTCCACGCTGCTTGGTATGTGTCCAGGGTCCATCAACGGTCCCAACGGACTCGCGAGGGGACTCTCCATCGGGCTCTCCGGCGGTCCACCGGATCCCGGGCTGGCTAAACCGAGATTCAACGGCGAGTTGCCATTGTTGCCGGGACCGGGAACGcctccgccgccgctgccgTTGTTGCTGCCGATCACGGCGCCGCTATTGTTGCTGTTGTGATGATGCTGGCTGGCCTGCATCGCTGCCTGGAGGTTCGACGAAAGACTCGTCGAGAGATTCGTCGAGAGGTTCGTCGAGAGATTCGTCGCCATCATGTCGTGTTGTTGCGAATGCGCCGCTGCCACCATGCTGCACATTTGGTGTCGCAAGCCTGTACGACAGTAAGATTCGATTAGAATCGTGGTGGACAAGTATTCTCGATTCGACCGCGTTTCGTCTCGCGATTCCTGGCGATCAGTTAACCGCGTTTATTCGTTAACGTATTCGATTCGCCAAGGATTCATCTTATCGTGTTCATTTACTTATTGTATTTATAGGTGATAGGATGTCGCGTGCCAACGAGAAATGGAGAAGAGACATTACCTTGGGCGACCGCGGCAACCGCGGCCGCGGCTGCAGCTCCGGGGCTGACCGCTCCTTCCGGTCCATTGCAGGCGGCGTAATTTGCCAAACTTGGGTACATCGAGGCCGGTTCCTCCTTGACGATGTGCGGGGAGTGACCGTCGCGGAAAACGACGGCCCGGATCACACCGCGGATGTGCTCGTCAGGCCAGACACCGAGGAGGATCCTTTGCGGTCTGCCTCTTCCTTTCGGGCGAAGATCTGAGCAGTCAAGAAGGAGGCGGGATTCGTATTTGAACGTCAACAGTTAACTTTGTCACGGTACCCGCAGTCGTCTACCGTTTCATCAAGTCTCGACAGCGTCGCGAAAGAAATGTGCCATAGACCCGCAAGCTCTAAGACCGCGGAAAGCTCTGCCGTTCGTATACTCTCGCCTAACTCGATTTATTAACGCTATTTATGATTGTTTACGCCGCGACGAGAACGTTCCATCTGCTCGATCCGCGGCTCGGtcgaagaaaaaggaggaaataaAAGTCGAGCGTCGGatggaatttatatttgatGCTTTTAACGACTGCATAGGGAACTGTGTCAAAACTCGCTCAGATATAAATGATTTCCCATTTAATTACTAGAAAATTCTTTCGTCCGGGACATCGTACAGTTGACAGACTAGATCTAATAGAAATAACTGCCAGCTTAAATTGGCAACCGCAAATAGAGAAATCAATTGGAACTTCTAGAAACCTCAGTCGATCCATATCTAAGCACCGTCGTCTAATACACCGAAGAATTGTTAAGTTAAGAATCGCTATGAGCCTCGTTAATGTCCATCCGGGGTTAATTCATCGACCATTTATCTGGCGGATAAGTATCCTCGATCGGGAGCTCATTACGCGTCCGCTCTTCCcgtaacactaggtttacggacagttagtgtacagtttattctattgttcctagaaaaatcgaCGACCGATCGTTTCGATCTCGGAAATTGGAGATtcaaaagtagacaattaggctACGTATtcgcgtcaatcaaaatcgacgtgtgAACATTTTCCAATGAACGTTTCTAAAGTTCTACACGCGTGAAATTTACGCGTCCCGTGAACCTAACGTCGAATCCATATTCGAGCAACAGCCGTGTCGCGACGGTTTAACGAAAACGGAGAACGATACTTACCGGCCCCGCCGTCGGCGCTGGGACCCAGCATGTTGTGCACCCGATTGGCGTAAAGAACGAACGTCGGGTACGGGATGTCGTATTTCCTGCAACAGAAACCCGTGACGCATTTGTGAGAAGGATTCGTTGACCCCCGCTTGCCGGCCTCGAGGAACTCGATCGATTCTCGTTAAGATTATCGGGCCCGTTCCGCGAAACGTTCCTCGATCGTGCGCTCTCGCGTTCCCACAAAGGGAAAGACCTTTTAACGGCGACGCGTTATTACGCGTGCGCGATACGTTGCGTTTTACGACCAGGCTGTAAAAAGTTCCCGGAGTCGGCCGTTCTCGGCTCGACGGTTGAAACGCCGACAATTCTTTCTTCCGCGTTTTGACCCATTTACGTCTGCCGGTGGTCACGGGTTGCCAGTGTCGGAACACAATCTTCCCGGCCGATCTCGCGGCAGATCGCTACCTAGACCATGAGCAGGCGCGACTGCGAATAGAGGATCGCGGGAAACGTTGAACACTGGAACCCGTACGAAGAAATGTGTGAAAAGAACGGTCTGTTCAAACGATTCGGAAGGCTCGAAGGATTCGAAAGATCGCGAACAAGCCTGATCGATCGTATGAACGACGGTTCGCCGTGCTCCTTTAAGCCAACAAAGACACGCGGACAGTTTCGTTGAAAATTCGACGTTTCGTTGGAGAGGCGGTCCGATGAACTTTCTTAGTTGAATTTAACTCGTCGCGCCGCAAATATCCATCTAATAATGAAATCCTCAGCGCGCGTTCCTTAAACGGTAGAAACGTCTGACGCGGACGTAATCCAGACGATTTGACTAGTTAAATAACGGCGCGACGGGGTCCTCTATTCCGCGGGCGTACAAAATTTAGCTCGGCCAAGTTTGAGCGACAGCGAAACGTCGACCGCGAAAGAAAACGAGGCGATCTCGTTCGCGGTTCGGCCGCGGGAACGGTATCACCGGATTACGCGTGCGTAGTCGCGGGGAAAGGTGGAAGTTGGATTACCTCGCGGCTTGGCTCAAGGATAATCCCTCCTTGAGGACGCTGAAGATCGCCTCCGCCATCGTTTCCGGCCTCCAGGACTTGAGCGGGCCGCGTTCCCGGAAACGTAGGTTGTGCACCAGGCTCTGATTGGTGTTCCAGCACTTCTGCCACATCGACTGCAGTTGATATTGGTAGCTGTCTGCTAGTTTACGCCCCCCACGGAaaagagaaaacagaaaaaacacAGCGTTAGTCGGTGCCTCGGTTGCGATCGGGCGGGGAATAGACGCGAGTTCAAGATCGGTAAGCGTATTAAGATCGCGATCAACTTTTCGATCTGCCCGTTCGTGCCCGTAGCGCAGCGCGGATCGAGGCGCGCTCGCGCGGGCGGCTCGTTCGTTTCGAGCGCGGCGGATCGATCGAAAAGTTGGTCGCGTTGCGCGCGAGTCGCGAATGCGAATGCACCGCGGAAAAATCGTATCGTCACGGTGAATCACGTTCGTCAGAACACGATACCGGCGAATGACGTAAATAGCATAAACAACCAAACGTGGGTAAGTCGAGTCAAGGTGCGAGAATCACGTGGATAGGTTCCTCGGTAGCTGCTTCGCCGAAGCGTACCTGCGAACAAAGTGTTGAAAGGCAAATTGTGGCGGGGAACGGGTCGAGGAATAAAGATACACACACACATCGGCTTCTGTACGTTCACGTATCGATTGTATTGTCGTTAGCATACAATCGtcgcaaagaaaagaaaacgaggaggaagacagagaaaagagaaacagagtgAAAGAgacagaaataaagaaaaccTGCGTGAGTTCGTAACGGAACAAGCTCGGtcgttaatagaaaatattttgcttAACGTTAAACCGGTAATCGCAGGCTCGCAGCCGTTTGCCTCCGCGCGCGATACGACTCGAACGCACACCGGCTGTGCGCCGCGGACGGCTGACCTCAATTCGCAACGATTATTTAATAGTTAACTTATTGGGTTTAATTGAGCATCCTCCAATTTGAcgattaatacaattaattggAAAGACGCGCCCGCTAACTTGCGCGGACGCGAGTCCCGTCGCGCACGCGTGCGAGCGACGCGAACGATAGAAACCGCGGAGACGACTCGTTCGTCGGCCGTTTGGAATCGTTCCAGCAAGATAGACGACTACTATTCGGTTTTCTTATCAATCTTTCTATCGGTCCTCCGCGACGACCGCGGAGAGTCAAAGCGTAGAACGCTATTAACGCCTCCCGGACTATAAAAAACGGAGACTCTCCGGCAGTTTTTTGGTACGAAAAGGAATCATTTATCGCCTTACAGTTAACGAGGAATGTATAATAGGGATAAAGACGGAGTCCCAGCTTCTTATAGCTTCGAAGACGCTTGTCAGTCGTCGTTGCCTCGCGAAATACCCTGGAAAAGTGAAATGGCAGTTTCGCGATCGACACCGCCGCGCGCCGAAATTCTTCAGAGCCAGGCTTACCGTTATCTCGCGCGGGAGATCAATCAACGACGGACTATCGCGTCGGGATATTTGCGAACGCGGTGGCGGCGCGTCTTTCCCGCGACTCAAGACGCGATCGCGATACGTTAAAACGAAACGTAAACGAAACGATACGCCACGGAATGCGACGTTTTGTCTCGACGAGGTAGCGCTATAATTCTAGATATCACGGAACGGGAGTCTTAGCGGCAAGGATGTCGCGAGACGTGCGATCGAtcctaaaagtatcccgtcgaGCTTCGTCCCCGGATTCGACGCGGTTTCGAGAAATCGATTCGCGGTGCATATCCGAGATATGCGTCCGAAACACGCGCCAAAGCTGAAGCTCTCGCTCGTTCGCGCTGGAGTCACGACGAAAGGCTTTAGCAGCTCGAGGCCAAGCTCTTCGATTGCGAATCGCGTTAATCGAGTGCGCCCGTGAACGTTTCTACTCGGTGTACAACGGTTGCCGCGATCTTCCACTTTCTTCTCGCCGCTATTACCGGCCCTGTTTCGGCCAACTAAATGACAGGGTGGTAGTACTACCGCTCGCTGGCCTCGAGAAGCCTAATCCTTTGGCTCGACTATAATTACAACAGGAACGCTCGATCCGCGCGACGCTCTTCGAGTTTCGAACATCTTTGTAAAAAAATATGCTCTGTCTCTTTAATCTCTACGAACTGTACGGGCGAAGTCGGGACTCGGGATCGGAAACGTTCGCGGGAGGAGCGCGGCGATTTGTTCGGTCTCCAGGTGATTTCAGTTCCAGCGGTTCTATTGGCGAACGAGTATCTGTAACATAGTTCGGTGTCGTTCAACCATTCGTTGCGCAACATCCACCGATCACATTGAAACAATTCACTCAACGCGTGCTGCAAGGCCGCTAAttaattcaaacaattttctatgCATCGAACCGTTCGCGAAAGAGGCGCGCTCTCGCTCGCGCGGAAGAATCGACCGGTTTCGCACTGTCGCGTCGAGCGAACGTTCGATTCTCGCGAGAATCCGGCCGGCTCTTTGCGGCGTCGCCCTCTAAATTCGAGACGATTAGAAACGTCTCGATCGTCGACAAGTCCCGAATTCGCCGACGAATTCGCTCGaccgaatattttaaatgtacaaaTCGTTATAAAAATAGCATCGCTTTCGAGACGACTCGACTGTTGTCGATGATAGTTTCTCACTTTACGCAGTCGATTCTAAGTATCCTAAACTCTAGTAATCTCGAACGATCGAATCGTGAGATTCGCGGAAATCACAATGGAAAAAGGCACGCGTGGAAGTGGAAAGTCAGCTTCGAACATCGCGGATCGTACGGTCACCGCGCGTTAATCGATAGATCCGTTCGCGAGCGACGAGAGTCGAGTCGGGGACTACGATCGGAGGATCGAATTTACGATAAATTCTATTCGAGTGGAAGACGTCGGGGAAAAGGCACTATATTATCGCTGGTACGATCGTTAGCCGCGACAACGcggataatatattattattcctaTTACTATAAACGTAATCATTAGCGCTATTATTGCTATAATTTATCGTGTTCGCTATTGGTCCTGCTGCAGAGAGTGGTCGCCGATTTCAAACGAGACCTTCGGAACGGTTTCGTTCGGGGGTACGGGGAATGCGCGTGGAATGTGAAATATATGGTCGAAGAATTCTAACCGCGATCGCTGCAAGTTAATTGCCGCGCGCCGACGGATCACGAGAAAGTATCTGGAATGAAGGCACGGTCGTTGGTCGAAGGGGGACATTGGTGCTCTCGACGGAAGACGCGGACCGCGACGAGGTTCAAGGCGATGTGACGAGACcagacgaaacgaaacgaaacgaaacacgCGGTTCACCGATCTCATTGATCGTTCTCGTTTTCGTCATTGAAATAAAGCGAGACTATCGAGTGCTTTTTGCAGAAAGCCCACCACCAACGGAAACCCGAGAGACCGTTGAACACGAAGCCCGGTTCGCGCTTCCGTCTGAGTTTCTCCACGAAGTTCAGGATCGCGTTCAGCGACTTTTTCGTGCGACGGTTGTACGGGCTGACGCTGATGTCGCAGCAGAACTCGAGCACGGCCGTCTCCTCGCTCGAGTTCAGGCCCGCCTCTTCGAGGACCATCATTCGCTTCGTCTTCCCGAGGATGTTGTCGTAGAGGGTGCCTTTCGGTATCCCGTATTTGGTCGACGCCTGGGTGAATCGCATCTTCTGAGTGACCACGGCCTCGATCGCTTCCTGGAGATCGTGCCGCGTCCACGTGGGCGCCTTCAGCTTCAGCAGGGTCGTATAGTCAGCTAAAAAATAGTCAGGGATTTCGACTTTTTGTTTTAGGCGATGTCCTTGCTTCACCTAACCCAGATCCAACGATCTTCGAGGGCGGGATAAAACCGGCCTACGGCCGGTGTTACGAACATCCCCTTCTTACATCGGTATCCCGCCGACCGACCCCTACCCGTCACTCTTTCGTATATCCATTTAATTTCCCTTTTCGCATTCCTTTCGCATCTCGTCGACCTTTAATTTCTCTCGCTTGTATCCACGCGTCTACTCCGATGCGTGAAAGGAATCGGAGAAGTTGGACGCGTGCGGTCACGGATCGCGCGTGAAACGGTCGGAAAGAAAGGGGGCTGCTTGCGGTTTACCGGTGAGACGACGAAGCCGGTACAATCGATCGCTTCGACTCGACGATCGCGACGCGGTCCAACGTTCGGCGACTACGGTCCCCGAAATTCCGCTTTCAGAATGGACGGAGAAGCTAATCGCGCGGTGGAAACGTTGAAAAGCATCGAAACGCGTTCAATTTTAAGCGGTCGATCTATttatcgtttaacacgttgatcgccacGGTGCTCGATCACCGGAGCATCGAAATCACTTGAAAACAACTGCAGGAAGGAAACT comes from Nomia melanderi isolate GNS246 chromosome 7, iyNomMela1, whole genome shotgun sequence and encodes:
- the LOC116424941 gene encoding protein bric-a-brac 1 isoform X2; translated protein: MTQQSGAGSPQQFCLRWNNYQTNLTNVFDQLLQSESFVDVTLACDGHSVKAHKMVLSACSPYFQALFFDNPCQHPIVIMKDIKWPELKAAVEFMYKGEINVSQEQIGPLLKVAESLKIRGLADVNSEQELTSRPSLEEAANAAAMHRKKRCRISGERSPPGSSPDRVASGSLPDDQDPNSGAGVIVPDIHGMLTSSSTPRSLGSPGTPNVSVTPQINLQELPVSLPLPPPPPPPPQGQQGSHSVAAHHVPGHVTSGTHASVNHLTAHGQQLSVQQQQQQQQQQQQHHQQGGPGQPTPGDDLEIKPGIAEMIREEERAKLLESSHAWLGASTSSIADSYQYQLQSMWQKCWNTNQSLVHNLRFRERGPLKSWRPETMAEAIFSVLKEGLSLSQAARKYDIPYPTFVLYANRVHNMLGPSADGGADLRPKGRGRPQRILLGVWPDEHIRGVIRAVVFRDGHSPHIVKEEPASMYPSLANYAACNGPEGAVSPGAAAAAAVAAVAQGLRHQMCSMVAAAHSQQHDMMATNLSTNLSTNLSTSLSSNLQAAMQASQHHHNSNNSGAVIGSNNGSGGGGVPGPGNNGNSPLNLGLASPGSGGPPESPMESPLASPLGPLMDPGHIPSSVEVGIGVSGMTYKPTRSFVSPRPENLFQEDIADLVKSPHGLKDKDKIPVKLEPLTDSRCE
- the LOC116424941 gene encoding protein bric-a-brac 1 isoform X1 translates to MTQQSGAGSPQQFCLRWNNYQTNLTNVFDQLLQSESFVDVTLACDGHSVKAHKMVLSACSPYFQALFFDNPCQHPIVIMKDIKWPELKAAVEFMYKGEINVSQEQIGPLLKVAESLKIRGLADVNSEQELTSRPSLEEAANAAAMHRKKRCRISGERSPPGSSPDRVASGSLPDDQDPNSGAGVIVPDIHGMLTSSSTPRSLGSPGTPNVSVTPQINLQELPVSLPLPPPPPPPPQGQQGSHSVAAHHVPGHVTSGTHASVNHLTAHGQQLSVQQQQQQQQQQQQHHQQGGPGQPTPGDDLEIKPGIAEMIREEERAKLLESSHAWLGASTSSIAADSYQYQLQSMWQKCWNTNQSLVHNLRFRERGPLKSWRPETMAEAIFSVLKEGLSLSQAARKYDIPYPTFVLYANRVHNMLGPSADGGADLRPKGRGRPQRILLGVWPDEHIRGVIRAVVFRDGHSPHIVKEEPASMYPSLANYAACNGPEGAVSPGAAAAAAVAAVAQGLRHQMCSMVAAAHSQQHDMMATNLSTNLSTNLSTSLSSNLQAAMQASQHHHNSNNSGAVIGSNNGSGGGGVPGPGNNGNSPLNLGLASPGSGGPPESPMESPLASPLGPLMDPGHIPSSVEVGIGVSGMTYKPTRSFVSPRPENLFQEDIADLVKSPHGLKDKDKIPVKLEPLTDSRCE